Within the Salvia hispanica cultivar TCC Black 2014 chromosome 4, UniMelb_Shisp_WGS_1.0, whole genome shotgun sequence genome, the region CTATGGAGAAGGAAAAGAAGAGGGAGAAAAATTTTGGCTATGGGGATGAATTTTGAGAAGGGGAGTGGGCCTAGAAGAATCAACTACGGAGAGCTAGCGGCCGCCAGGGGTAATTTTGCGGAGGAAAGAAAGCTAGGTGAGGGCGGGGATGTTTTGGCTCTGGAGATGGATTTTGAGAAGGGGAGTGGACCTAGAAGATCCAACTACCGAGAGCTTGCGGCCGCCAGGGGTAATTTTGCTGAGGAAAGCAAGCTAGGTGAGGGCGGGGATGTTTCGGCTATAGAGATGGATTTTGAGAAGGGGAGTGGGCCTAGAAGATTCTCCTACAGAGAGCTTGCGGCTGCCACGGGTAATTTTGCGGAGGAAAGGAAGCTAGGTGAGGGCGGCTTTGGCGGCGTCTACCGAGGCTTCTTGAAGAATCTAGACGTCGCGGTGAAGCGAGTTTCCAAGACCTCGAAGCAAGGCAAGAAGGAGTATGCGTCGGAAGTGACGATCATCAGCCGGCTTCGCCACAGGTATAAACATAAATCGACCGTGTTGTCTGTAACTGGAAGTGATGAATTTGGTCGTTTTTCAGTTTCAAAATTTccccaattttattttcaaacgGACATCTTTTAATAATGTTCAAAACAACATCACTAGAAAATGTCATTTTGTACATCAGGAACCTCGTACAACTCATAGGCTGGTGCCATGAGAGGTGTGAGCTCCTTGTGGTGTATGAACTCCAACCAAAAGGCAGCTTAGACTCTCACctgttcaaaaaaaaatatccccCTTTGAACTGGGAGACGCGGTTCAAGATTGCGCGGGGGCTCGCGGCGGCGCTGCTGTACCTGCACGAGGAGTGGGAGCAGTGCGTGCTCCACCGGGACATCAAGTCGAGCAACGTCATGCTCGACTCGACCTTCAATGCCAAGCTAGGCGACTTCGGGCTGGCCAGGCTCGTCGACCATGACAAGGCGTTGCAGACGACGATCCTGGCCGGCACGATTGGCTACATTGCGCCTGAGTGCTTAACGACGGGAAGGGCGAGCAAGGAGTCGGATGTGTACGGTTTCGGGATAGTGGCCCTGGAGATTTCGACAGGGAGGCAACCCATATCGGAGCAGGTGAGCACGGTGGGGTGGGTATGGGAGTTGTACGGGACGGGGCGGCCGTTGGAGGCTGCGGATGTGAGGTTGGAGGAGTGTGGAGGGTATGATGAGAGGGAGATGGAGAGGTTGATGGCGGTGGGGTTGTGGTGCGCGCATCCGGTTGACAGGCTCCGGCCGTCAATGAAGGAGGTGGTGCGGGTTCTAGCGTTTGAAGGGGTGCTGCCGCCGCTACCATCCAAAATGCCGGCGCCTGCTTATGGTACCCTGCCGCTGCCATCTAGTATTTCGTCTTTGATTTATGCATCTGATGCGACTTATTCGTCTTCAGGTTATAGTCGTGGCTCGACGGCCACTTCTTCTTCGGGTGCATCTGTTTCTGCGTCCTCATCGCTATTATTTTCGAGATGAGATGAGAGTACAAAGGTGGAGAAAAATACTGAAATACCGCAGGTACTgtatcaaaaaaatatcaaaatatttcagtATCATAACcgtatgaatttatttatatatattaaatgtatttttaaataaattgctattttactctttccacttgcttaaaa harbors:
- the LOC125218962 gene encoding L-type lectin-domain containing receptor kinase IX.1-like gives rise to the protein MAPYCSISIYLLLLITTSTASPLSFNLPAITTDETNLQIMIKGDAYISTEGLQVTNNEKSSDGIELTGRATYADPLHLWDKATGNLTDFDTHFSFVIQAYNPHVCAADGLAFFLAPFDSPIPPNSSGSGLGLGSCYAPANASEFPFVAVEFDTFSNDCDPPLVGQHVGIDVRSLNSTVYAPWGSNLTEGDVTDVWISYNSSNMKFRVNFTDVVQDSQPYYSSVEYTIDLRNILPEFVAVGFSAATGDCFQTNNVKSWSFSSTLDVEDTASNVTGPDPEPAGKPVGLIAGLSTAVAVGLISGLSMAAAVGLVLVGCWLWRRKRRGRKILAMGMNFEKGSGPRRINYGELAAARGNFAEERKLGEGGDVLALEMDFEKGSGPRRSNYRELAAARGNFAEESKLGEGGDVSAIEMDFEKGSGPRRFSYRELAAATGNFAEERKLGEGGFGGVYRGFLKNLDVAVKRVSKTSKQGKKEYASEVTIISRLRHRNLVQLIGWCHERCELLVVYELQPKGSLDSHLFKKKYPPLNWETRFKIARGLAAALLYLHEEWEQCVLHRDIKSSNVMLDSTFNAKLGDFGLARLVDHDKALQTTILAGTIGYIAPECLTTGRASKESDVYGFGIVALEISTGRQPISEQVSTVGWVWELYGTGRPLEAADVRLEECGGYDEREMERLMAVGLWCAHPVDRLRPSMKEVVRVLAFEGVLPPLPSKMPAPAYGYSRGSTATSSSGASVSASSSLLFSR